From Actinoplanes oblitus, a single genomic window includes:
- a CDS encoding LacI family DNA-binding transcriptional regulator: MKQGDETKVTVRDLAAVTGLSIATVSRVLNDRANVAPGTRDRVLRAMGDLGERAPRRRGTRTQAAGVFVRCPYVLTDYFGLIVSAVAEALEPHGLHVILNAGTVAQQARVLPTLPARRDVAGAVLILPPEPGAELVRLRDRGFPFVLVDPRISPPRDVAAVSAAHFAGARALTAHLIELGHRRIGIVGGPRDWLASDNRFHGYLAPLADAGVLPDPGLFRFVAEPTTGLGHRAAAELLDLPDRPTALLAFNDKMAIGALRAAAERGLRVPHDLSVAGFDDIDLGSACDPMLTTVRQPLGEMGRMAVHLLLRMLGGHRLDALHLELATELVVRDSTGPVKTV; the protein is encoded by the coding sequence GTGAAACAGGGCGATGAAACAAAAGTCACCGTGCGCGACCTCGCGGCCGTCACCGGTCTCTCCATCGCCACCGTCTCCCGGGTGCTGAACGATCGGGCCAACGTCGCCCCCGGCACCCGCGACCGGGTGCTGCGCGCGATGGGCGACCTGGGCGAGCGCGCCCCGCGCCGGCGCGGCACCCGGACCCAGGCGGCCGGCGTCTTCGTCCGCTGCCCGTACGTGCTGACCGACTACTTCGGGCTGATCGTCTCCGCGGTCGCCGAGGCACTGGAGCCGCACGGCCTGCACGTGATCCTGAACGCCGGCACGGTGGCCCAGCAGGCGAGGGTGCTGCCCACCCTGCCGGCGCGGCGGGACGTCGCCGGCGCGGTGCTGATCCTGCCCCCGGAGCCGGGCGCCGAGCTCGTCCGGCTGCGCGACCGCGGCTTCCCGTTCGTCCTGGTGGACCCGCGGATCTCGCCGCCGCGGGACGTGGCGGCGGTGTCCGCCGCGCACTTCGCCGGTGCCCGCGCGCTGACCGCGCACCTGATCGAGCTGGGGCACCGGCGGATCGGCATCGTCGGCGGCCCGCGGGACTGGCTGGCCAGTGACAACCGGTTCCACGGCTATCTCGCGCCGCTGGCCGACGCGGGCGTGCTGCCCGACCCGGGGCTGTTCCGGTTCGTCGCCGAGCCGACCACCGGGCTGGGTCACCGGGCCGCCGCCGAGTTGCTCGACCTGCCGGACCGGCCGACCGCGTTGCTGGCGTTCAACGACAAGATGGCGATCGGGGCGCTGCGCGCGGCCGCCGAGCGCGGGCTGCGGGTCCCGCACGACCTGTCGGTGGCCGGGTTCGACGACATCGACCTGGGCTCGGCCTGCGATCCGATGCTGACCACGGTCCGGCAGCCGCTCGGCGAGATGGGCCGGATGGCGGTGCACCTGCTGCTGCGGATGCTCGGCGGGCACCGGCTCGACGCGCTGCACCTGGAGCTGGCCACCGAGCTGGTGGTGCGGGACTCGACCGGCCCGGTGAAGACCGTCTGA
- a CDS encoding alpha/beta hydrolase, which yields MSRIWIVAVALLIAPAFWLFGPTQAVATRLPGVAEWQANGLPDPTAAPAAIAAFFARLAPAEATELARRYPDVVGNLDGAPTALRYAANHSSPDRRILALDRRGDGRIVEVLGDLATASRVVILIPGVDTTLANFDTGLGGVERRAPAWQARQLHHELPGDTAVIAWLGYDPPEGIRRAALREDRAAAGALALRRFVDGLVAQRPDQRIVLVGHSYGSIVAGRAAAYLPAQVTDIAVLGSPGMGVADRAALGGTARIWAGSAPDDWTRKLPGIRVFGLGHGRLPIDPAFGALPLPADDVTGHDGYFATGTSTLRAIAQLATSRSGEIPRSASALASSAGSWTSSLSPSSPGSSIVS from the coding sequence GTGAGTCGCATCTGGATCGTCGCCGTGGCGCTGCTGATCGCCCCGGCATTCTGGCTGTTCGGGCCCACCCAGGCGGTCGCGACGCGGCTTCCCGGGGTGGCCGAGTGGCAGGCCAACGGGCTGCCGGACCCGACGGCCGCGCCGGCCGCCATCGCGGCGTTCTTCGCCAGGCTCGCTCCGGCCGAGGCGACGGAACTCGCCCGGAGATATCCGGACGTGGTGGGCAACCTGGACGGCGCTCCCACAGCGCTGCGGTACGCCGCGAACCACTCCTCCCCGGACCGGCGGATCCTCGCGCTGGACCGGCGCGGCGACGGCCGGATCGTCGAGGTGCTCGGCGACCTGGCGACCGCCTCCCGGGTGGTCATCCTGATCCCCGGCGTCGACACCACGCTGGCGAACTTCGACACCGGCCTCGGTGGCGTCGAGCGCCGCGCCCCCGCCTGGCAGGCCCGGCAGCTCCACCACGAGTTGCCCGGGGACACCGCCGTCATCGCCTGGCTGGGATACGACCCGCCGGAGGGCATCCGCCGCGCCGCACTCCGCGAGGACCGGGCCGCGGCCGGCGCGCTGGCCCTGCGACGCTTCGTCGACGGCCTCGTCGCCCAGCGACCGGACCAGCGGATCGTGCTGGTCGGCCACAGCTACGGGTCCATCGTGGCCGGTCGCGCCGCCGCGTACCTGCCGGCGCAGGTCACCGACATCGCGGTGCTCGGCAGCCCGGGGATGGGCGTCGCCGACCGCGCCGCGCTGGGCGGGACCGCCCGGATCTGGGCCGGCAGCGCCCCCGACGACTGGACCCGCAAGCTGCCCGGGATCCGGGTGTTCGGCCTCGGCCACGGGCGGCTGCCGATCGACCCGGCCTTCGGCGCGCTGCCGCTGCCGGCCGACGACGTGACCGGCCACGACGGCTACTTCGCGACGGGCACCTCCACCCTGCGGGCGATCGCTCAGCTCGCGACCAGCCGCAGCGGCGAGATCCCGCGCAGCGCCTCCGCGCTCGCCTCGTCGGCCGGCAGCTGGACCAGCAGCTTGAGCCCGTCGTCGCCGGGCAGTTCCATCGTCTCGTAG
- a CDS encoding ricin-type beta-trefoil lectin domain protein, which yields MRKTLLVTAVLAGSVLYAPAAYAAGETVNVYLTTTSDSAGRTVTRGLQQQAAIAFGPAGGSAGTTIDVNEGSTYQTFEGGGASITDTTAYLLRGGPVSAATRDAVMTKLFSPANGIGLSFVRNPIGASDLSRPGNVSLDDTCCDLNDFGANGYDTDVRLLTQQARQLNPALRVMGVPWSAPGWMKDNGRMDQMGWLKWEYYPTYAQYLVKYLQSYQAAGVPVNYLSVQNEPNCCQASNPAAMNYPGMSWNPSGLVEFTKNHVYPALHAAGLNTRVLVHDWNYGDYAGFGSGILSDAGVRNDSAFGGIAWHGYSGSASTGSEVHNAYPSVKQFETEHSGGTWIGNQQNEDMNNIIDYTRNWGSSVVKWSLGVDQNMGPHNGGCGTCTGLVTVQNGGSRAGQVDYTIEYYTMGHLTKFVRPGAVRIDTNATSAVPNVAWRNPDGSKALIAHNGGTSSQSVRVNWGGQSFTYTLPARTTATFTWSGAVVASPAGTITGLAGKCVDVAGANTANGTAVQLYTCNGSAAQQWTRSSDGTLRSLGKCLDIAGPSTADGTLAHLWDCHTGTSQKWAYDSASQHLVNQYSGKCLDVKDNLSADGTRLQVWTCTTGANQKWVFN from the coding sequence ATGCGCAAGACGCTGCTCGTCACCGCGGTGCTGGCCGGAAGCGTGCTCTACGCCCCGGCCGCGTACGCCGCCGGGGAAACCGTCAACGTCTACCTCACCACCACCTCGGACAGTGCCGGTCGCACGGTCACCCGCGGCCTGCAGCAGCAGGCGGCGATCGCGTTCGGGCCGGCCGGTGGCAGCGCCGGAACGACCATCGACGTCAACGAGGGCAGCACCTATCAGACCTTCGAGGGCGGCGGCGCGTCGATCACCGACACCACCGCGTACCTGCTGCGCGGGGGACCGGTCAGCGCGGCCACCCGGGACGCGGTGATGACCAAGCTGTTCAGCCCGGCGAACGGGATCGGGCTGTCCTTCGTACGCAATCCGATCGGGGCTTCCGATCTCTCGCGTCCCGGCAACGTCTCGCTGGACGACACCTGCTGCGACCTGAACGACTTCGGCGCCAACGGGTACGACACCGACGTGCGGCTCCTCACCCAGCAGGCCAGACAGCTCAACCCGGCGCTGCGGGTGATGGGCGTGCCGTGGAGCGCGCCGGGCTGGATGAAGGACAACGGCCGGATGGACCAGATGGGCTGGCTGAAGTGGGAGTACTACCCCACGTACGCGCAGTATCTGGTCAAGTATCTGCAGAGTTACCAGGCCGCCGGGGTTCCGGTGAACTACCTGTCGGTGCAGAACGAGCCGAACTGCTGCCAGGCCTCGAACCCGGCCGCGATGAACTACCCCGGGATGAGCTGGAACCCGTCCGGCCTGGTGGAGTTCACCAAGAACCACGTGTATCCGGCGCTGCACGCGGCCGGGCTGAACACCAGGGTGCTGGTCCACGACTGGAACTACGGCGACTACGCCGGCTTCGGCTCGGGGATCCTGTCCGACGCGGGGGTCCGCAACGACTCGGCGTTCGGCGGGATCGCCTGGCACGGCTATTCCGGGAGCGCCTCGACCGGCAGTGAGGTGCACAACGCGTACCCGTCGGTCAAACAGTTCGAGACCGAGCACTCCGGCGGCACCTGGATCGGCAATCAGCAGAACGAGGACATGAACAACATCATCGACTACACCCGGAACTGGGGTAGTTCGGTGGTCAAGTGGAGCCTCGGCGTGGACCAGAACATGGGCCCGCACAACGGCGGCTGCGGCACCTGCACCGGCCTCGTCACCGTGCAGAACGGCGGCTCCCGGGCCGGCCAGGTCGACTACACCATCGAGTACTACACGATGGGACACCTGACCAAGTTCGTGCGGCCGGGCGCGGTCCGGATCGACACCAACGCCACCAGCGCGGTGCCGAACGTGGCCTGGCGCAACCCGGACGGCTCGAAGGCGCTGATCGCGCACAACGGCGGGACGTCCAGCCAGTCGGTGCGGGTCAACTGGGGCGGCCAGTCGTTCACCTACACCCTGCCGGCCCGGACCACGGCGACCTTCACCTGGTCCGGTGCCGTGGTCGCGAGTCCGGCCGGCACGATCACCGGGCTGGCCGGCAAGTGCGTCGACGTGGCCGGGGCGAACACCGCCAACGGCACCGCGGTGCAGCTCTACACCTGCAACGGCTCGGCCGCGCAGCAGTGGACCCGGTCCTCGGACGGGACGCTGCGGTCGCTCGGCAAGTGCCTGGACATCGCCGGGCCGAGCACCGCCGACGGGACGCTCGCGCACCTCTGGGACTGCCACACCGGGACGTCGCAGAAGTGGGCCTACGACAGCGCGTCCCAGCACCTGGTCAACCAGTACTCCGGCAAATGCCTGGACGTGAAGGACAACCTGTCGGCGGACGGGACCCGTCTACAGGTGTGGACGTGCACCACCGGCGCCAACCAGAAGTG